The genomic region CACGCTGTCAGCTCAATGGTGCCGGTTTGCAAGCTGGTGCTGTGAAACAACCTGCCACATTTGAGGTCAACACTAAAGAAGCTGGACCAGGAGAAGTAGGAGTTCAGATAGTCGGGCCCTATGGACCTGGGACAGGGCTTGACGGACTCGACATAGTTAATACTGGTGATGGAATGACTGCTGTTACATACATCCCTGTAGATGCCGGCGAGTACACCATTGAAGTGACCTATGCAGGAATGCCTGTTAGCGATCAAGCATATGTGGTACCGGTTGCCGATCCAAGTGCTTGCAAGGCCTATGGACCTGGTCTAGAGCCTATCGGATTGTTTGCTGACAAAATGACACATTTCACAGTGGAGACCGTTGGGGCTGGAGCCGGCGACCTGGAGATCGCTATATTTAATCAGAAGACCGAGGAGTCTGTTAATTACTCTTTAACTGAGAAGTCTGGTGGTGTGTTCTATGTCGAGTATGTACCACCTGATGCAGGTATTTACCAAGCTGATATAAAGTTTGCCGAGCAACAGGCTAGTGGTAGcccatttgtcatttctgtctGTGACCCGTCTAAAGTAAAAGCAGTTGGTGCTGGATTGGAGGCAGAATGTGAAGTTAACAAACCAGCCAGCTTTAGCATTGATACACGCGAGGCAGGTGAAGGGAACATCTCGCTAGCTGTTGAAGGACCTTCAAAGGCTGAAATTGAATGCAACGATAAGGGAGATGGTACATGTGAAGTCACCTATTATCCCACTGTGGATGGGCGGTACCAAGTGGTCATTAAATTTGCAGAGGTTCTTATTCCAGATTCTCCGTTCACTGTTCGGGTCGTCCGTCCTGCTCCTGATGCTAGCAAAGTGGAGGTCAGCGGATCTGGTCTGGAGTTCCCAAAGGTTGGTCAGTTGAATAACTTTGTAGTGGATGCTTCAGCAGCTGGTGGACGAGGGATGCTTGAAGTTGGTGTCTTCGGTGCATATGTACCTGCTGAGGAAGTAAACATCAAACATACGGGTAACTACGTGTTCGATATTGGATATGATATAAGAGAGCCCGGTGAGACTGTCATCTATGTGAAGTGGCATGGAGACCACGTTCCAGGATCTCCCTTCACAGTCGTGGTGGAGGAATGATAATGACGTTTGAAAAGTGGACTTAGTGATTGTTTCAGGTGTCAAATTGGAGTACTATTATGAATTATGAACTAGTAGCAAAAAATGATTTTGTGAGTGCATGCTTGCAGTTTTATGATCTAAGTCTCAGGAGAAATCAGAATgaatttgctgtttgtttgtgtgtgttacttGTTCATTTAACATTTGAATCTAAGCTGTTGTCTCTGAAGTTTGCCCTCTGTCTCCTCCTTTCCATACTTTAATGGATCCATCACTGGCAGCTGCTACCAAGCATGCTTCTCTAGGGTGAAAGGCAAGAGAATAAACAACTGAAGTTTTAGCTCCTTGTGGTAGGGAGTGGATAAGTTTAGCCTGAAATGATAGAGTACATGAGAGCTAGTATGCTGTCTACGTTTTAGGACGACAAACGTGTAGAGTACCTCGACGAGCTCCCAGATGCAAATTCTTCCATCCTCTGAACCACTGATTATATGGGCATCTGTGTTAGATGAACAGCAATCAATCTTGTAGTCTTGACTTTGATGCCCCTTAAACCTACAACAAAGCACAGCAGTGCTAAGTTAAGGTGCTGTATCCACTACAGTTGAGGTGATGTGTATCATGTATGTACTCATTGAGAAGCTCTCCAGTATCTTTATCCAGCAATCGTATAGTGCTATCCAATGATGATACAATGATGCACTGTCTGTCATTAGTGAATGGTGCTGATGTAATAGGATCTGCACGACGGAGACAAACATGATCAGTTTGTAGTCAGTGTAGGTAAGTAAAAATGGATCTATACATCCGACGCAGTCTTGGTAGAGTTTACCCATTCTGATGTCGTAATTGCGCACATACGTATCCACTGATCTAAACAAAGATGTATCATGAAAATCATGAAAAGGCTTGAAAAAATACATCAGTGGCAGTACACTGGTTCAATTGTGTACAACTAAGTCGTTTAGATAAAAAGTGTTATCATTTCATTTGCTCATCTGCCATGCTTGTTGTCTGCCTCACACTGACTTTCTTGTTATAATAACTTCAAGGGATAAAACTTCAAGGGAGAAAGCTGACTACGTAAGGCACATGCACCTCTACTCTGAACTTAGTGAAGATAGTTCCATGTCTGTAGAACAGCTGAATTAAATACCCTGTCAGAATTTCATGGTCTGTAACTTGGACTGACGTCACGCTGTCCTTAGCATCGTCGATTACTTGGACGGGTTCATACTGTCTTGACCGACAGTCCCAGAGTCGAATGGTGGCATCATACGAACCTGCAGCACATCAATTACAACGTCAGTTCATAAATCTTTAGAAGTTGAAAGAAGACAGACCCGAAATAAGAAGAGTTGATTCATCATTAAATTTTACACAGTTTACTCTCTAAATAAAACAATCATAGAAAGGGTCAACTAGGCAAAGGAATGATGATCTTACCTCTAAATGTCCACGATACTTACGAATAATATTACCAGTTGAAACATCAGTCAATATAACAAGTTTATCAGCCCCACATGACACAATTCGGCTATTGTCTCGTGCACTGCACAACATACAATATGCATAGGAcaatatacaacaatacaaacatacatacgtatactATATGGTtcattattaaaataatttctGTAGTCAATGCCACCTGACTGTGTCGTCATTAGAAAGAATTCTAAAGCTAATGTTGTTTACAATAATATGTGTATATCAGCCATCCTCCATGAAAGTCTTCTGCTTTGATATTGATATTCATTTagtgagttaattaataaacaatttcAGGTATCACACAGTATGTCTTGTCTTACGCTGCAACATCCAGTACTTCTCGTCCATGACCTTGAtatgtttttattattaatcCTCGATGAGGATTCCACAGTTTTACGGTCTTGTCGCTTCCACACGTTAGACAGTAGGAACCAGACGctagagagatagacagatcGGTCATTTAGCACAACAGCAAGTCATGATTTCCATGAATCAAACGCAACTGTTAAATCTCACAGCTCTAGCTGGGCCGTGATGACCAGTTAACTCTGCAGTAACATACTCGGGAAGAGGAGAACTTGCCATTCGAAATGGGACTCGAATGGCAGACCATACCGCCAAATGCGCGCATTGTGCCAGACCACCACGTGATTTTTATCCGGGAGCTTATCCGTAGCAACCAAATACATCATCACACACACGTCTCATTCTGAAGATGTCTCGACGGGACAGCGGCCGCAGGCGGCAAGTTTCGAAGTTATAAACGTTTTTAAATTCTGATCGCAAGTTTTCAGATTTTTCTTCATTTTCAGAATCATATCCCGCTCGTCAAGTCAAAATGTTCACATTACCAGCAGCACGAACGTGAAGCGCATTGGAGGCTCACGCGCCTCGTTTGCCAGCTCTCGCGCCAGCATGTTTTCATCTAGTAGACAGTTACTGACGAGTGGCAGTCGCAAGAGCTTCGAAAAAGCAGATAGAGTGCAACAAAACAAGCCACCAGTTCAGGCAAGAACAGCTGCTGTACATTAAATGATAAGCTAACTAATTAGTCTTGTTGTAAGCACGCTGACCATGCAGTACAGTAGTCTGTTCTCTAAAATTCAAATTCAACATTTTATATAGcaaaaaattgatatcagtggGTTTAATACTTATTACAGTTTTGTGTGGGCTTTGTGTATAGCCATATGATTAGTTGTATATAATGAAGTATATCATCAGATGAATGGAGAAATGAGAATGACAACACATAAACTGTAGAGACAGTGACCAATCCAAAATGACAGATTTGAGGGGAAATGGAGAGTGTGTTCCAGGCAAACTTGTAATAGTACGGTTCGATAGGCTACTTTCTCTATTTGAGTGTTTCTAGTTTTTGCCAATTTCAACTGTTTAAACGAAAGTACAAGAGGGCAAAACTTCAGCTAATATGCAGCTTGAATGCATGCTTAGTCAGTGTCAATGAAGAGTGTGAGAAGGGGACTGGCCACATTGAGTGGTCAGTATTATGCAGTAGGGAGATTGAGTCACCCAGtcgtatgtcacgtgaccagccGGCACTACTGTACCCTAGCGTTTTACACCTTGGGTAATTAACGCTTTTGGATATGCTACTGCTAGTAAATAATGTGGTGATCGACTGGGACGATgttgtatgtatacatatgcAACAGTATCATGCAGTTCGATTACAATAGCACATTATTTGATCGTGAGAAACTGTGATTATTTGCTAAAGATTCAGTTGTTCTACTTTGTTTCTTGTCTCTCTTTGCTATAGATAATTGTTAATGGAGTTGATATGACACCAAGAGACATCCTGCAAGTTGACCATGTATCTCTAAAGTAAGAGAAGCCTTTCAGGTTGAATAGAGATACTCAAATTTAGTGAAATTTTGCAGACGGAATCAGAGCAATGTGATGGCTGATCTGGGAGCAAGCATGGTGAGTTGGctgaaataattaataaataaatctGCAAGTACGTAACATTTAGACTTTGCACCATAGTTAGGACAGTGGAAATATCAGCCGAGATTCTTAATTGGTATTAGTAGAGACCACGAAGATCTCCATCAGCTAATAAGACATCTCCACTAGTTTAGTTTGTTACTTATTTCTTGGCACTTACTAACTGGCTGGCTGTGATTACAAGTTACTAATCACATGATGTAATTTAGTTGTATTGAGTTATGATTTCAAAGTCTGCGTGGGTTTACGTGTGCTGTTAGAAATTAGCACACCGAACATGGCTTGATAGTGATTTGTAGTTAAGTATACTCTCAACAGTAGATGCTATAAGtggaacgattgcagtttATGGCAGAATGTCACTTGAGTTGGGGGCTACTGTTTTAATCGTGTTTATACACGACAGCAACATCATTGCTTGCAAACCATGTACaatggttttgtcttgtcagaGGGTAGCAGTGCATGGATTCGTAGTCATTAAGCGTGTACATAGCTGTGGTAAAATGCGTTTGTTGTGGTTGTGAGGTTTTTATTGGTATTTTTAATGGTAAGAGTTTCCTGTCATTATTTCTCATTATCTAAGTGGTGGCTGGACTTTCGAGTCCACATGTATGGAGGACATTCGTGATAATGTATTTGTCCATGCATGTTGCTGTATGAGAGTTGTAGTGTGGCTGCGTTTCGTCTGAACACCTGCTGTCATTGATGTAGCTATGAATGATGTGTTCTTTTATCAGGCATCAGAATCATTGTTTCAGCAGTCTCTTTATGGTGGTCCTGTTGGAACAAGTTTTTCTCAGCCATTTAGCAGGTAAGTCagttatgtgtttgtgctttTCTTTATGTCTGTGTCTTGCAGTCGTGTCAATTTTGCTatcggtttgtttgtccacttgTTTTCTCACTTGTCATTTATTTGCTGGTTGTTGCTAGTGTCTGTGGGCTTGGTGTTTTCATTTGCACCTTTCACTTGCCTATCTACCATTTTGCATATTTGTCTTCCCTGTAGCCTTTCTGATCTTTATCTGCCATACTGTTCTTGCTTAGTCATCAAATGATTTGCTTATTTTGTGGTTGTATGGTGCTTATTAGGCATTGAAGTTTAATAAAATATGTATGAGTACTGGTGGTGTTATTTGCTCTTGTATTTAGATCTGTATTAGGAAGCAGTCGCTCATCTCCTGAATCATCATCAACTGACGCGTTATCAGCTCCATCATCTTTCACTGACATTCCTGCAGTAGCAAGTTGTAAGTTTTATTTCAGAGCAGCAATTTTCAACAGTTTAATACTTTCTATTGCTGTTTTCTATTGTCAGCACTGGAGAGAGCACAAGAGGATATTTCACAGCCATTTACATCATTAACAGCTGCAGACATAGAATCGGTGGTGAGTTAGTTGTATACAGCTAGAGTCAATTATTCTTACGGTTGTCCTGGACTGAGGAAGTTGCAAGCATTTGCTATATTGAAAACAGGCAGCTATGCAGGAAGTTGTAGACAGATAGTTATAGTACAGCAAAATTTTGTAATAGACAATTGCTGACATGGTAATCTTggcattttttgtttttttttgtttttaggtTGACATCAAACTAACTGAGAGTGACACTATTTGGTTATTTGACATGCCAGGCACTTGTGTAGCATTGGATGGAGATGATGCACAACAAGTTGCAGCAAGAAATGAACAGTACACGGAGGTCTTGTATTATAGCCTTAGATATATGAGTTACACGGCTTctatatttgtgtttgttctgCTTAGCTATGCAAGAATCGAGCAGGGAACGACTGGTATGCACCACGTGCAATGCAGACATTCAACGATTCAGCCAAAGTAAAACATGTACAGACTGTTCCAGTGATGCACAATGTAAGAGCTTTTGTGGTGGCTGACGTGACGACTGTTTGACACATTTTGTTGTAAAGGATGTTGGAGTTATGGCCACTAATTGGGACATGTATGACACATATGAAGCAACAACTGTAGGTATGCAATAGATAGAGTTGCTTTTCTGcctctgcttgtttgtctagcCGCTTCCTTTCTATTTGTACTGAAACTTGTATGCATCTTTAGTTGAAAACACAGCTGATCCAGACATTGATGAAGATGTTGTACCTGAACGACGTCCGGGTTCCGTTGCATCTAAAACAAGTCGTAGCCAACGATCTCGCTCAGTTTCTATGCAACCATCTAGCCTTATGAGCTCTGATAGCAGGGCTAGTTGTATTGCTAGTGGCCATTCTTCAGAATCATCTAGTGTTAGAGCAGGCATTGCAATGATGCGAGCTCCTGATTCAGGCAGTCCTGAAATTTCAGAAGAAATAGTTGTTGATCCCATACTCAAGGTGGGTTTAGAGATAAGttgtatttatttacattattAAACAATATACACAGTATGTGGATAGTAGACTGATTTTTTAGGTAAGGCCTTAATCAGATCTATAAGTTTCAAGCTTTGGTTGACATAATGTTTAATGTTAACCAACGGTCTTCTTTAGTCCGATAAACTGAAAGATACTTTGAAAGTTATGGAACGAGTGGTGACACTGAACATTTATCAAAACAAGCAGGCAACTTATCGAGGATTGGATCCTGTGGAAGGTGATATCATGTAGTCATTAAGATTGTATTattctgatgttgtttgtaGTCGATACACAACAGGCGAttccaccaacaaacaaaccagttTTGGAGCGACTGTGGACTTACGTGTGTCCTCTTACAAATGACAAAACTGTCTGTTCAATGGCATGGAATAAATCCAACAATGTGAGTAAATCATGTCTTTGCATGACCAGCACAGAACGTACCTCACACAACGGTAACATACTATGTATTAATTTTCTTAGGATCTTTTAGTAGTCGGATATGGTCAGTTTGAATACACAGAACAAAAACCAGGTCTCGTCTGTTGTTGGTCGTTGAAGAATCCTGAAGTACATTGTACAGATCAGGCTTTACAATTTGAATAGAAGTATAACTGTCTGTGCGTTAGTTTCCAGAGAGAGTCTTTCATACTGACAGAGGCGTTACTGCTGTTGATTTTTCTCGCCAGAACCCTAACCTATTGGCAGTATGTTTGCAAGTCTAATAATTTGGCAATTGCAAGCCAACTGTATAGAATATTTGTACTTTCAGGTTGGTCTTTATGATGGTACTATTTCTATTTACAATGTGAGAAGCTCAGATAACTCTCCTGTCCTTGACAGCAGGTTGGTTTAGTATCTAGTTTTAGTTGCCTTTTGTTCTGACAGGAGCATATGGTTCTGAGCAACACAGCATTGTGTGTATGACCATGTGTGCACATACAGTTAACTACATATCAGTGCAAGTATAAGTAGTTGATTTGGTAAAGTGCATCGGCATGAACATGATATTACTTTTCTGACTCGTACTTGTAGTGTGCTATCTGATAATCACTTGTTGCTTCTAAAATCATGTATGGATGTTCATAGTAAAGTTGAAGGAAAGCATTCTAGTCCCATCTGGCAACTGAAATGGATAGACAAAGAACGTGTAGCTGGTGAGGACAAGACTGAAGTTCTTGTCTCTATTGCTACAGATGGGCGTGTTGTCCAGTGGTCCATCCGCAAAGGCTGTGAATGCTTTGGTACTGACTGGTTGGGTTGATAATGCAAGGTCTTGTCTCTTTGTAAAATgtacttgtttttgttgtagatCTGATGCATCTAAAGAGGACATCTAAAAAAGGACGTAAAGGTGTGGATGGATCACTAGGTCGCAGTGGAAAGCAGAGTGAGGCACTAATTGCAAGACATGCGTGTGGACAAACATTTGACTTTCTTCCTAGTGATACAAACATGTAAGGTTGTAGTTTGTTTAACTGGGGTTTGCAACCGTGGAATGTTGTGCTGTTTAGCTATCTGGCTGGCACTGAAGAAGGTCACATACACAAGTGCTCCTGCTCATACAATGAGCAGTACTTGGAGTCATATTTTGGTCATACTGTgagtgtggtgtttgtgtgtgtgcacgtgcgcacatgtgtgtgtgtgtgtgtgtgtgtgtgtgtgtgtgtgtgtgtgtgtgtgtgtgtgtgtgtgtggtgtgatagcgcagttggttagagagtcatcttacggagtgtttacatcgaggaccttgaagggttgcaagttcaagtcacagtgatggcgagctatggcataatttcctaaagcaagaaactaacacacatttgcttctctcgactcggGAGTATAAATATTGACTAgcgtcattgactggggtcctaagcagccgtcggctgtgacgtgatcagtcactggggtcctggtgagactttgggtgctcacaccacagttggcttcacaagttggtgctcctgcgagtgcctggcccggctccaggagtttgctagcgcaggcccagagttccctgaatagcgcacagggcccagcttaacagctggggccTGACCtttgagaggcagctcctgacatttaggatttaggtgtgtgtgtgtgtgcacatgcgtgtgaaTGCATGTTgctgtgtgcttgtgttggactgtgtgttgtctgtctgtttgtttacatatatattattttgGGTTCATCTCTGTATGTGGTTGTGAGTGTGATGTGTGAAATGGTAGAGTAATAGTTTTATAATGTGTTTGGTGTTATGTATCTTGAAGGGTCCAGTTTATCGCATTGCTTGGTCACCGTTCTTACATGGTTGCTTTGTCAGCTGCAGTGCTGACTGGAGTGTGAGACTATGGCATGAAACTCAAACCAAACCAGTCTGTACATTTCAGTCATCTAATGTGAGCTTCTAGAGTTTCAATCACAAAGAGTTAGTGGATATATATTCAGTTGTTGTAGAAAGCTACATATGATATTGGGTGGTCTCCTACATTACCTGGTGTGCTTGCATCTGTTAGTGATGGACGTGTCGACGTGTGGAACTTTGCTGAGAATTCGTAAGGATTTTATCTGCTTTTTActattgtcatcatcattattatTTGTGATCTGTATAGACTTGATCCAGTCATAGTTCATGAACCTGCATCGACATGTACTCAGAGCTGTCTTCTATTCTCACTCAACTCTAATGTAAGCATGATTTACAATTAGTTTGCATGGCAATGGTACTCAACATTTAATACAACACCCCAAACTTGGTTGCTCAACTGGATTGGAAATTACATAAATGATGTAAAATGGTCACGTGGGATTTAGTGCTATGAGATTGCTGTGTTGCATCAAATAGTCAAACTTCTGTTTGGAGATTGTTGCATTTTTTGTCAGTTGAGGCAAAATCTCTGCTCATCAAATGTATTTACAACCACTAATAAGAGAGCGGATTCTAGAGAGGGTTGTGCCCCTATCAGGTACGTCACACGTAGCGTAGGTGCTGAAGTAGAAATCCAGCTGCGCAAGTGCTAGATCGATTGACGTACTGATCATTCCGCTTCAAGGTGGTCAGTGGGTACTATATTACTGATTTATGTTGATATGGCATTGGTATTGGCTTCGATCCATACACCAATTAAGATGGTTGCATGAACTAAACTTGGTAATTTCTCTGATGTTGTGTTTCAGTGGCTGAACAAACTCACTATATAGTACTTTGTCATCCATATGGTTTATAGTTTTGAGATTGTGTTCTAGCATATAGGTACAGCTGTAGGCCAAAATTCCTGCTCTCGTGTTTTCAGTGTCTAATGAAACAGCTTTGTTGACAATAGGACAGTCAACTACAATAGTTTAATATTTATGATTCCTGTTGGCTATGTTGTCATAACTCTTGCGATGGTGTTAAATAGTAGCTATTGTCAATTTGATGGTGTTGATATTTGCATGTATGATAATACATTGACTTAGTAATATATTATAGGCTCTTCTGGTTGGTGATTCTCAAGGCCAAGTGACAGTCTATGAACTACACAATGTGACCAGCCTAACAGAGGATGAACAGGTTATCTATCCGTTACACTAGATAAGTAAAATATGTAGCCACACAGGGCATCTTGACAGCTGCCTGGGTGTGAG from Corticium candelabrum chromosome 10, ooCorCand1.1, whole genome shotgun sequence harbors:
- the LOC134185558 gene encoding WD repeat domain-containing protein 83-like, which produces MASSPLPEYVTAELTGHHGPARAVRFNTSGSYCLTCGSDKTVKLWNPHRGLIIKTYQGHGREVLDVAAARDNSRIVSCGADKLVILTDVSTGNIIRKYRGHLERVNCVKFNDESTLLISGSYDATIRLWDCRSRQYEPVQVIDDAKDSVTSVQVTDHEILTGSVDTYVRNYDIRMGKLYQDCVGYPITSAPFTNDRQCIIVSSLDSTIRLLDKDTGELLNEFKGHQSQDYKIDCCSSNTDAHIISGSEDGRICIWELVEAKLIHSLPQGAKTSVVYSLAFHPREACLVAAASDGSIKVWKGGDRGQTSETTA
- the LOC134185660 gene encoding dynein axonemal intermediate chain 4-like; translation: MSRRDSGRRRQVSKIISRSSSQNVHITSSTNVKRIGGSRASFASSRASMFSSSRQLLTSGSRKSFEKADRVQQNKPPVQIIVNGVDMTPRDILQVDHVSLKRNQSNVMADLGASMASESLFQQSLYGGPVGTSFSQPFSRSVLGSSRSSPESSSTDALSAPSSFTDIPAVASSLERAQEDISQPFTSLTAADIESVVDIKLTESDTIWLFDMPGTCVALDGDDAQQVAARNEQYTELCKNRAGNDWYAPRAMQTFNDSAKVKHVQTVPVMHNDVGVMATNWDMYDTYEATTVVENTADPDIDEDVVPERRPGSVASKTSRSQRSRSVSMQPSSLMSSDSRASCIASGHSSESSSVRAGIAMMRAPDSGSPEISEEIVVDPILKSDKLKDTLKVMERVVTLNIYQNKQATYRGLDPVEVDTQQAIPPTNKPVLERLWTYVCPLTNDKTVCSMAWNKSNNDLLVVGYGQFEYTEQKPGLVCCWSLKNPEFPERVFHTDRGVTAVDFSRQNPNLLAVGLYDGTISIYNVRSSDNSPVLDSSKVEGKHSSPIWQLKWIDKERVAGEDKTEVLVSIATDGRVVQWSIRKGCECFDLMHLKRTSKKGRKGVDGSLGRSGKQSEALIARHACGQTFDFLPSDTNIYLAGTEEGHIHKCSCSYNEQYLESYFGHTGPVYRIAWSPFLHGCFVSCSADWSVRLWHETQTKPVCTFQSSNKATYDIGWSPTLPGVLASVSDGRVDVWNFAENSLDPVIVHEPASTCTQSCLLFSLNSNALLVGDSQGQVTVYELHNVTSLTEDEQLQALKKLVNPNNNSC